Part of the Falco cherrug isolate bFalChe1 chromosome 1, bFalChe1.pri, whole genome shotgun sequence genome, cagccagggaaggaAAGCCGTTCCTCAGGTGCTCTGGTAGAGTACTTCCGATGAGGTTCTCCACAGGTGACTAACTTACTCACTGGTCAGGGAAACTACAGTTTTTGTGCTCGAGACTTGGCAAAAGAGGAGGTAAATTATAGCCTGCACCAAGCAATTCACAGTCCacacaaaactgttttaaacCTAAAATGAAGGTATGTAAAAATtgttaagagaaaaaacaaaaggaaccaTTTAGTTATCCATCACCTCATATGCTTAGCCACTTGCATAACCAAATACTTCACAGAAACCCCCTGAATTTTCAAGAAAGCACTATTTGTTCCAGATAAAGCAAAGGCCAATTTGAGTTTTAAAGTTATGTGTAGAACGTTCACATTTTTTTACAcgcttttttaatattttaaaatcaacaaaGATGGAAAATTCATCAGACCTGGCCTTTTAACGGCAAGTCGGGTCAAATCATTATGTCCTAGGTCAGAACCACACAATTTATTTACAATAAAGTATAACACGAAAGCAAGTAATGAACATCAGGCACAGGCACATGAAAGTTAGGTAATACAGTTCTTAATTAcacattttaatatgttttatggaggcaggaaaagaaatcacaaacaAATTTAAATCCTGTTTGGACATGATGCAGAACTGTGGGAATCTGAAGCCCTTTTGACTTCAATGAATATTTAGGGTCCATTCTCTCTCATCTGCTTATTCCCCTCTACTGTCTGCTCCCGTTGTCCTTCCTCTTCACTTTTGCCTGCCCCCCAGCTCATATGACCCTTTGCTAATATTCACATTTTACAAATGTGCAGGCTCCAGAATATAGCTTTTTGAAACGCTGCattgtttcaaatattttaatttaaccAAAATATGAACCTGAAGGAAACATCTTAAGAGTCCTGCATAGTACTCTAATGCTCTGCAATTCAGGAGAGATCTCTCAGCTACATCTAGAGAGATGCATCCCATTATAGTGAAATTAACTTCCAGgacattttgggaaaaaaaccatttaTGTGTTTCTGACAGCTGAAAACCTCCCGTCTGTGGGTTCTACACCACATGCAATTGTCCTAGAAACGGCACCTGCAGTCTTTAACGTCTTGCAGCAGAACTGAGTCAGCTAGCAAGAACATTCTTGTTCTAAGGAGCAGCACACTGATCTgtcaaaaaagcagcatttacataaacaaaaaatgttttcaaaaataagcAATAAGGGATATGCATACATTTCCTTaagatgctgcttctctgaaattCAAATAGAAAACATATAAATTATTAACACATTCCCAATACCCTAAAAAAGATAAACCTCatcagaaagagggagaaaaatagtTCTATTTTAGCTGACTCACTGAGAACTCAGGTCTGGAAAAAAACTACATAAAACTCCTTTTACAGCTTAAAATTCAGTATGGGAGAGAAAATGACCAAACTAAATGAGCTCCACTGATTAGGAACTACAGAATGGTCAGAAAATTGGTACGATAACATAGATTCTAGTTTTGCTCTAAGGAATGCCATCTCTTTTATAGGAGGGTTACCCtctcagtaacaaaaatataaaatcaaagctttagtgcagtattttaactttttaatttatagACAATTACGCTACTGAGATTTCACACTTAAAATCCAAACTCGCAAAAGTGGTTGCCTGCAACTTAAAAGAATGTTCAGAAGCTTCCCCAAAAGCAATTttgtaaataatgaaataattactgTATATGAAAATATCACATATTAAAATTCCCGGCTGTCCTTATGCTTGAAAAGAGAGTTCCAAATCAAATCTGCATGAAACCTGCTGTTTTAGTTGGTCACATATGATAGACAGGGGGTATGATTTGAGCAATCAGaattcaacagaaaatatgACGGTGATCCAATTCCTTTACAGCTGGTGCTTTGAAATGACAGTAAAACAAATACTCGCCAGGTTAGGTTCTTAATATTCATGGTCTTCACCATGAAAGCAATTATGATGCTAAATGGCAACGAAAGGTAATTTTAGTGTATTTAAAATGCACGTTATGAAATACATGCGTTTGCTTCCTTTGTGCCTGGATAGGTTACCTTCTATAATGGTGTTTCCTTCTTGTAGTTGAAACTTGGGTCGCTACCTTCAATCTGAAGTTTTAAGGCTTGCTTAAGGCTGAGTTCTGTCTCTGCAGGAGGATAGCCTTCCAGTACTTCCTGATGCCCTCTATCCTGCACTGTTCGTGGGACAGAAACCCTACCGAGAAAAACCTGATTGCTCTGAAGATGGTAATTTGGATTCGTCATAATTCCATTTCTCTTCTTCTGTTCTCCACTCTGTTGGTGAATCAGGAACTGTTGCTGAGATCGACCAACTTCTTGCTGAGCTGGCGGGACCAAAATTTTGCACTGTGGCTCTGCCGGCATTGATTTAAGTGGCACACTTGTCCCAGATTTGGCAATAGGTACTCGTTTATCAAACTGAGTCATTTCATACTCTAACACTTTTGGCTGGGAGgaactattttgttttattttttttccagccgACCCAGATTTGCTGGCGTTGTCCGTTTTCCCCCCTTTGTTAGCTTTAGTCGATTTCAAACTAGGTTTTACTTGGCTCCATTCAAATTCACTACTTGGTGAATTATGATTTTGACCTAGGGAATGAGTCGTGGAAGAAGGAGAAACAATAGACTGCCTACTCCTGCTGCGTGGCAGGGAATGCTGCTGTATTTGCTCTGTGAATGACAGGCTGTGGAAACTATCAATAGGCACCGTTTGAGCCGTTGCAGTCGATGATGTGGTGCGGAGAGAAGAATTCTTGGAACTCTTCAGGGAGTTGTTTGATAAAGATGACTTCTGACGGTCAACCGTAGAATCAGGCGACTCAGAAGGAGAACTGAAGGCATGAGCAGGCCCGTTAGATAAGCCACGCATACTAAGCTGCATATCTCCACCAGTACTCCCTGAACTATTGGACTTCATCGTTAATGACTGCATTTTAGAGGAGACTGACTGTAAGGGTTTTTGCTCCATTGTGTGGACTGGAGATGGAGTGCAACCATTCAGAGTAGATGCACCatatttttccagtaatttAATAATCTGAGAGTGTCCATTTTTAGCTGCAACACGCATAGCAGTGCGCCCAAACTGGTCAGCATGATTTGGATCGGCACCATGCTCCAGTAATATCTGGACAACGTCAATGTGCCCTTCTTGGGCTGCAATGCAGAGTCCAGTAGCACCTTGATTACACGTATGGTCAACCAGAGCTCCATGCTCAATGAGAAGCTGCACTACCTTCACATGACCTTGCCATGCAGCAGACTGCAAAGCAGATCTCTTCTCATTATCTGCAGCATTCACATCAGCATGGTATGTTATCAGCACCTGTACCATCTCCAAAtggccctgccagcaggaaaCATGGAGCGCTGTTCGTCCCTCAGCATCACTTGCTTCTACGTTTGCaccattttctaaaaaatactcAGCCATCGTAAGCTGGTTTTCTAATGCTAAGATATAAAGTGTTGGCCGACCATCAGCATCTTTGTAGTTTACATCTGCCCCGTGGCTGAGCAGTAGTTCAACTATATCTCTGTGACCTTCTAAAGCAGCAACCCGGAGAGCGTTTCTCCCATCATAGCCTCTCTGATCAATGTtggatttattttccagtaatATCTGCACACAATCATAGTGACCTTCTTGTGCAGCTAATATGAAAGGTATACGCCCATCATTATCAATTTCATTTGTCCTAGCACCTTGTTCTATCAGAGCTTCACATATCAACCTGTGACCTTCAAAAGCTGCCATATGCAAAGGTGTCCAGCCCGCATCATCTCTATGATTTTCATCTAGCCCCCTGTCCAGCAGAGTCCGTACTACTTCAACATTGCCTTGTGCAGATGCTATGCTCAGAACCGTTCTCCCCTCACTATCAATGCTATCAACAGCTGCACCCCAAAATAGGAGCGTATTCACAACCGAAGCGTGGCCCATGGAGGCTGCTGCCAGAAGCGGTGTACGACCATTGTTGTCTGTGTGATCAACGTCAGCTCCTCCTTCTAGAAGCAGATCAACAACATCTACATGTCCTTCATATGCAGCTACCAGCAGTGGAGTCATGCCATCTTTATCACAATGGTCAACTTCAGCACCACGGTCAATAAGAAGACTAACCACTGAGGCATGTCCCTTACTGGCTGGTACACAAAGGGCAGCGACAGACAGCGCAGTCCTTCCATCCACATCCTCATGGTTCACCTCTGCACCATGATCCAGCAGGTGCTCCACGATCTCTTTATGCCCCATGTATGCAGCTGCAATCAAAGCTGTTCTGCCCTCATTATCAGCTTTATTAACTTCAGCACCATGTTGAAGCAGATTCAACACAATATCTTCAtgtcctccccaggctgctgctctcagtgCCGTTCGACTATCAGCGTCTGCACAGTCCACTTTGACTCCAGCGTAAAGGAGCGCAGAAACCACCTCCGTGTGCCCACCCCATGCTGCAGATCGCAATGCCGTCCAACCGTCATGATCGGTGTGATTAACGTTAGCCCCACATCCGATCAAACAATTGACAACCTTGGTATGGCCCTGCCGAGCAGCTAAGGTAAGTGCTGTTTGCCCATGAGTATCTTCTATCTCTAAATCTGCTCCCCTTGAAACCAGTAAGTTAACGACATCAAGATTGCCACTGTACGCTGCATTGGCCAAGAGCGTTCTCCCATTGGAATCGCACTGGTTTACCGATGCTCCGTTGTCTAGCAAGGTGCGAATGGAATCTTCTCTCTCCAGAGCCTGCCGAACAATGCAAGATGTGCGGTCATCTTCACTGTTGACGTGAGCACCAGCTTTTACCAGCAGCTGCAAGACTTCTTGTTCTTTAGGAATTAGGGTTGACAGAGAGTCTTTGACAGGTGTGCCATTCCATATCATCCATAAAGCCAGCTCTGAAGTCTCTAACTGTAAATTTGAATTAATTAGATGCAATGCAAACTCTTGAGCTTCTAACGGCGTTAAATCCTTTGCTCGGCAAGTGTAGCTCATTGCCAGCATTCTGTGTCCCTCTGCTGCGTTACATAAGTATTTCTGCGTACAGTGCTTTACATCTAGCAACCATTCTGCAAAACTGTAATGAAACAAGATTTTGGTATTTCCAAGTCCATCAATAAGGACTTTTGACAGGACATCCAATTTGCGTTGAAAGTCTTCCATCGTCAATGTCATATTTTTGGTCCACACTGCATGATACAGTTCCGTTGTGGTTAATGGCCTACAGGCTGCAAGAATTACGTTAAGAATAGGCTGGACCTTTGCAAACTGTTTTCTCACAAAAAGTCTCTGACAGAGCCAAAGGTATAAGCCGTTTAACGTTCCTGGAATATCACGGATCTCTCGTAACATAATAAAATTCTCCACAACTCCATCTAGGACACGTTCCAGATACAAAAAGCAACCACTGCTTTTGATGTGGAGCTgattcagcatttctgcagtttcttttgtgAGATGTTGTCTCAGTGCTTCTTCCTGATCTAAACGATGCAGAATATATTGTTGCACATCTTTCACAATATAAGCCTTTCGCAGATCATCCAGACTTATTTTTCGAAAACCtattaaaagggaagaaagttattattatttctgacCTAGTTTTGCTGAActcagtgttaaaaaaaaaaaacagacatttCTGGGTAGGGAACATCCATAATAATACATTTTGTGTGTACACATAGTGAATGTAAATGAATAATAATAGCAGAGAACTTTGATTATAGACACATTTTTATCATCATCTACTATATAAGAATAAATGCTACTAATGAAGAAAATTTCCAAGATCCCTTTGAATCAGGCATTGTGTGTCTACTTTGACTAATACCAAATACTGAAGCAAAACCACTAAAACTGCAACCAAAATAGGATTATTAagtattattaaattattaaaggAATAATCCCTTCTCCAATGTGGTTAACAATGGaattccaaataattttcagctaTTTAGTTTACGATGActattatattaatataattatagAAGATGTTATTCGCACCTGGTGCACATGCATGATGAAATGTACATAAATCTCTAACTTGACCATgttagtttctttaaaaaagttttatgaTACAGGAGAGAAAGACActcaaaaatagttttaaatttctttacACTCTGCGCACTGAAAATTACCTAATTTTTTCAAATAAGGACTGAGTTTCAGATAAATACGCTGGTTCTTTGGTAGGTGACTCATTGTATAAGGAAACAGGTTTTCTCACAGTCATATGATCTCATTGTTTTTGCAATCCGTTTACtctttagaggaaaaaaggaaattatttcatacATGCATACCATGTACATCTCCCTACACATGCACACGTATGCGGCCTTCTGcccaaaccaaagaaaactgttcttcaCATGTGCTAAGAAGTCCCTAGGGCAACCTTGGTGGCCGTAAGGCTCTGAAGAATGAGGTGGAACGAAGATTTAGTTGTATGGACTACAGGGCTATCTCTGTCATTAAAGACATTTGCTTTGGTAGTGCCAAGTTAAGCATGTGACGAAGACCTACCCTTTTTGATTAATGACATATTACGTGTTACATTGTTGGAACACTACTTTTCTGGAAGCTATGGGAAAACCGCAGAGGtcacaggcacagcagcttAAACTACCGTGTTTTAGGCCAGAGCTGTACCTCCCTTCTccagggacaggctgtaatCTCTTCCTCCAGTGTAGCAGACCGCACACATTTCCTTACAGTCAGCTCAGCTAGTcataaaaaccccaactttGCTTTTCAAACCAATGCAGTTCCTAGCCTCCAAATTGtactgaaggaaaagcaacCACAGAGCAGTGCATTCAATGCAATTTTGGTCCCATCTCCACGAAACAATTTGAATTGAGACCCTGAAGAATGTTACTTTCAGATCTAgttttttattgtctttaaaCATTCTGTGGATCGAGCTGCTCAGTCTGTGAACTCGTTCCGACTGACAATTCAGCCTGATAAGAACACTAAATTTTTTGTTCCCGGGTATCTTCAGCAGAGGTTCTGAATGTCACATTATGGTCACTCTGTTAACTGTGTAGTCTACATGAGCACTGTACAAACACAATAGATTAGGACTGAGAGGCAAACTATGGCAGTGTTACTACAGTATTTCTGCTTCCCTTATTCATTATGGTAGCATTACAAATCTAACAAGATTAAATCAAtagaatatttaaaacaaaatcatacTTCTCCCCAGAATAAAATCACTGAACAGGACACTTTCGCGCAGCAACTTCTCAGGCTAAGACTACACTAATAAGATTGTCTAATTGAAGATTTTTGAATGAGAAGGCCAGGAggcagaaattaattatttgagGGGGATCTTTCTTCATTCTgcagaggcattttttttctctcaagagAATCACCATAATTTATCACAACTTCAAGTATTGTCCTAACCTGACCTGCAGAATGGCATAATTAATTGATTAACTATGCATTTGATTAAAATATTGTGTATGTAACTTTGTAGAGCCCTTAATTTTCACAAATAAGCCAAATAAGAAACTCTTTTGAGTAAGAACAGACAGTGCCCTGCGATTCTGCAGATCCCAAGCTTCCACTTCAAGAGAAAGACTGTTTCTAGGTTATGATCCTTCAGAAGATCCAGAAGTGAAAACAGAGGAGTAAAACCCAGGGCATCGCTTGGTGCGTGCATTCCCAGTCGCATGCATACACAGAGCTGTAAATAGAGACAAGTGTCCCTTTGGTTGTCTCATGTGCAGGCAACAGCTCTGTTTTGCTCGATTCAGAGCAAATGCAACCACTACATTCGCTCACCTTCCAGTTCTTTGAAgctctctgcttctcccagtAAAGATTTGTATCTCTCACTTGGCTGGACAGGTAGAGAGCTCTGCAAACGCCTTCTCAATGTGTTTAGTACTAAGTGACTCTGCTCACACCACCTCCAATCTCACACTAACTGCATGCCCACATCCTTCCTTCTGATACGTTATTTTTACATCACTCAAGTGTTTTTTCAGTAGTTGATTCCCCCCACACACAAGAAAACCCCTGACTGACTCGCATGACAGCAAGTCTGAGATTTCAGCTGGCGTTCAGTGCTGCCTAATGACTACACCTCCCTTGACTCCCGGCCTTCACATGAAAACCTGCGGAGTGATAACTGTTTGTCTCAGTCCCTGtctgtgtttttcaaaagcaaaatcttgCTTATCTTGCAGTGTTCTTCAAatgctatttttcattttgcttcccAAGATGGGTGGGAAAGTGAACAAAACCATTTCAGatgtgataaaaaaaaacaacaaacccaagccctccaaaaaaaagtaaaaagggaagtgtttgtgtgtttgttgttAGGTTTCTCCCCTTTAAATGAGGCTGTATCATTACTTTGTTCCATGTTAGGGTTAAAAATACAGCCTGCTCTGTACTTACCTGAGACATACCAAATATCAAAACACCTCAGCCaagcaaatacatttcagaagaCTTCAGAGCAGTAAACATTCCAGAAGTCAGTAACTCAAACAAATTGATTGGTTGTATGTTCAGAAGCTGTATATTCACAGAAGCtaaaacctgtttcttttcttttgcaaatttcCAAAGAGCCCTTGATAATGAGATCCTATATATTATATTTGAAGACAAGTTTGTATAGCAAGAAGCATACTACACTCATACAGATCTTTGCACATCCCAGGGATGATATGCTCTTTAAGTGCTGAGATTAACAAATGGCCATTGTAACAGACTTTTGAACAGAAACAGGTTGTTAATTTTAACCACTGCACGCTATACTATAATAAgcaaataattcaaaaaaaggCCACATAAGAtagaattatttatatttttttaaatctcaaattCTCATTGCTAGCttgaagcaggaaaacaaagccatggttttttttcccaaacctCTATCTAAATGAGGtcattttacatttccaaaCAAAGATCCTGCAAACTTGCTTTTCAACCCTACCAGATACAATAAGTCACTTTCATGGACAAGCAGCACCAAAACATTAAGAGAAAGctcattttgtttcagatgcATTCCCATGAACTACTTAAGCTCAGCAAAACAGGAGTGCAGCAGACAGAAGTTGCAGTCCCACGACCCTGCTTTTTGCATTGTTAAAATTTTTCTTATAACACATCACTTTCAACCCAATGGGAGCTCCAATATGGATTTTCCTGATTTATTAAATTCCTGGCAGTTCTGTAAACAAATCAGTTCCAAATGTATTTCTTGGCAAGATATAAGGtcattcaaagggaaaaaaaagtatcttggCTACATAAAGACTTCCACAGTATGTCAACCTTTTCAAActttaataataacaaataaGCTATTAACTAGCAGGTTCCcgtaaatacttaaaaatatccTTCTACTTTCATACCTTTAAATACATTCACATAAGTATATTACaaaaaattttaatacattttaatatatttcatttaattgaaTTGTTAActtcaaagtaatttaaatgatTACACACATGGCAATGTTCTGGCATTAATAATTTACACTGCTGATC contains:
- the ANKRD50 gene encoding ankyrin repeat domain-containing protein 50; amino-acid sequence: MAQTSLLQGKQFYCREWVFHKLQHCLQEKANCSSIAANKPSLVANSGNNTSVVSGKGAAWGVLLVGGPGSGKTALCTELLWPSSPANLQRGLHRQALAFHFCRAQDSDTLCVGGFIRGLVTQICHSGLIQGYEDKLRDPAIQSLLQPGECERNPAEAFKRCILLPLLGMKPPQQSLFLLIDSVDEGCNVSEGEQTSTSLSGTIAELLAGHFEFFPPWLLLLCSARKQSKAVTKMFTGFRKISLDDLRKAYIVKDVQQYILHRLDQEEALRQHLTKETAEMLNQLHIKSSGCFLYLERVLDGVVENFIMLREIRDIPGTLNGLYLWLCQRLFVRKQFAKVQPILNVILAACRPLTTTELYHAVWTKNMTLTMEDFQRKLDVLSKVLIDGLGNTKILFHYSFAEWLLDVKHCTQKYLCNAAEGHRMLAMSYTCRAKDLTPLEAQEFALHLINSNLQLETSELALWMIWNGTPVKDSLSTLIPKEQEVLQLLVKAGAHVNSEDDRTSCIVRQALEREDSIRTLLDNGASVNQCDSNGRTLLANAAYSGNLDVVNLLVSRGADLEIEDTHGQTALTLAARQGHTKVVNCLIGCGANVNHTDHDGWTALRSAAWGGHTEVVSALLYAGVKVDCADADSRTALRAAAWGGHEDIVLNLLQHGAEVNKADNEGRTALIAAAYMGHKEIVEHLLDHGAEVNHEDVDGRTALSVAALCVPASKGHASVVSLLIDRGAEVDHCDKDGMTPLLVAAYEGHVDVVDLLLEGGADVDHTDNNGRTPLLAAASMGHASVVNTLLFWGAAVDSIDSEGRTVLSIASAQGNVEVVRTLLDRGLDENHRDDAGWTPLHMAAFEGHRLICEALIEQGARTNEIDNDGRIPFILAAQEGHYDCVQILLENKSNIDQRGYDGRNALRVAALEGHRDIVELLLSHGADVNYKDADGRPTLYILALENQLTMAEYFLENGANVEASDAEGRTALHVSCWQGHLEMVQVLITYHADVNAADNEKRSALQSAAWQGHVKVVQLLIEHGALVDHTCNQGATGLCIAAQEGHIDVVQILLEHGADPNHADQFGRTAMRVAAKNGHSQIIKLLEKYGASTLNGCTPSPVHTMEQKPLQSVSSKMQSLTMKSNSSGSTGGDMQLSMRGLSNGPAHAFSSPSESPDSTVDRQKSSLSNNSLKSSKNSSLRTTSSTATAQTVPIDSFHSLSFTEQIQQHSLPRSRSRQSIVSPSSTTHSLGQNHNSPSSEFEWSQVKPSLKSTKANKGGKTDNASKSGSAGKKIKQNSSSQPKVLEYEMTQFDKRVPIAKSGTSVPLKSMPAEPQCKILVPPAQQEVGRSQQQFLIHQQSGEQKKRNGIMTNPNYHLQSNQVFLGRVSVPRTVQDRGHQEVLEGYPPAETELSLKQALKLQIEGSDPSFNYKKETPL